Below is a genomic region from Actinomycetota bacterium.
GACGGTGTCCTCGCCGATGTCCCGGAGGAGCTCCATGGCCAGCGGCGCCAGGCGGCACTCGGTGTAGCGCTCGGCCGCCGGCGGGTCTCCGTCCACCGACCCGAAGTTGCCCTTGCCGTCCACCAGCGGGTGGCGCATGGCGAAGTCCTGCGCCATACGGGCGAGGGCGTCGTAGATGGCCTGGTTGCCGTGCGGGTGGTACTTGCCCATGACCTCACCGGTGACCCGGGCGCACTTCATGTGCTGCACGCCCGGGCGGGCGCCGAGGCCGTCCATGCCCCACAGGATGCGGCGGTGCACCGGCTTCAGGCCGTCCCGCACGTCGGGCAGCGCCCGGCCGACGATCACGCTCATGGCGTAGTCGAGGTACGACCGCTGCACCTCAGCCTCGATGTCGACCGTGACGATCTCGCCGTCGGTCAGGGGGGGCTGGGTGGGAGTCTCGTCGCCGTCGTCAGGCACGGGTCGTCACCCCCTCACTCGCATCGGCCGTCACGCCGCGCAGCCACTTACACATCGAGCGTGGCGTACTTGGCGTTCTTGGTGATGAACGCACGGCGGCTCTCGACGTTCTCGCCCATGAGGATGGAGAAGATCTCGTCCGCCAGGGCGGCGTCCTCCATCTGCACCCGCTTGAGGATGCGGGTGAGCGGGTCCATGGTGGTGGCCCACAACTCCTCGGCATCCATCTCGCCCAGACCCTTGAAGCGCTCGAACTTCAGGTTCCGCTTGGGGTACTCGGCCCGCAGGGCGTCGCGTTCGTCGTCGGAGAAGGTGTAGCGCTTCTTCCCCTCGATGATGGTCTTGTACAGCGGCGGCTGGGTCAGGTAGACGTACCCGGCGTCGATCAGCTCCGGCATGTAGCGGAAGAAGAAGGTCAGCAGCAGGGTGGTGATGTGCTGGCCGTCCACATCGGCGTCGGCCAGGAGGCAGATCTTGTTGTAGCGGGCCTTGGAGAGGTCGAACTCCTCGGCGATCGAGGTGCCGATGGCGGTGATGAGCGCCTGCACCTCCTTGTTTTCCAGGATCTTGTGCAGGCGGGCCTTCTCGACGTTCAGGATCTTGCCCCGGATGGGCAGGATGGCCTGGAACTCGCGGTCCCGGCCCCCCTTGGCGCTGCCACCGGCGGAGTCCCCCTCGACGATGAACAGCTCGGAGCGGCGGGGGTCCCGGGTGGAGCAGTCGGCCAGCTTGCCCGGCAGGCCGCCGTGCTCGAACGCCGACTTGCGGGCGATGTCCCGGGCCTTGCGGGCAGCCATCCGCGCCCGGGCGGCCTGCTCGGCCTTGGCGATGATCCGGCGGGCATCGGTGGGGTTCTCCTCCAGCCACTCGGCGAGGCGTTCGTACACCGCCCCCTCGACGAAGCTGCGCATGTCGGAGTTGCCCAGCTTGGTCTTGGTCTGGCCCTCGAACTGGGGCTCCCGGAGCTTGACCGACAAGATGGCGGTGAGGCCCTCCCGGATGTCCTCGCCCTGCAGCGGCCCCTCTTTCTCCTTGATGAGGTTCTTGTCCTTGGCGTAGCGGTTGATCTGGGTGGTGAGCGCCCGCTTGAAGCCCTCCTCGTGGGTCCCACCCTCGTGGGTGTTGATGGTGTTGGCGAAGGAGTGGATCGACTCGGTGAAGGTGGCGCTCCACTGCAGGGCGACCTCCATCTCCTGGCC
It encodes:
- the gyrB gene encoding DNA topoisomerase (ATP-hydrolyzing) subunit B, which gives rise to MTDEPEQSAPVVPTPAGTNARNDGAVPATRANSRSTLTSYTGEDITVLKGLEGVRRRPGMYIGDTGARGLHHLLVEVVDNSIDEALAGFADRIDVTIHADNSATVRDNGRGIPIDPPKGQRRSAVEVVMTELHAGGKFEGKGYQISGGLHGVGVSVVNALSLWLEVAVARDGFLYQARFERGHTVSALQKIGPAKASFKQGTEVTFLPDPKVFTETTEFDYDTIARRLREQAYLNKGIELRLLDERTGTSDNFKAPGGIKDFVKSLTAGREVLHRVVEFDKHGDGQEMEVALQWSATFTESIHSFANTINTHEGGTHEEGFKRALTTQINRYAKDKNLIKEKEGPLQGEDIREGLTAILSVKLREPQFEGQTKTKLGNSDMRSFVEGAVYERLAEWLEENPTDARRIIAKAEQAARARMAARKARDIARKSAFEHGGLPGKLADCSTRDPRRSELFIVEGDSAGGSAKGGRDREFQAILPIRGKILNVEKARLHKILENKEVQALITAIGTSIAEEFDLSKARYNKICLLADADVDGQHITTLLLTFFFRYMPELIDAGYVYLTQPPLYKTIIEGKKRYTFSDDERDALRAEYPKRNLKFERFKGLGEMDAEELWATTMDPLTRILKRVQMEDAALADEIFSILMGENVESRRAFITKNAKYATLDV